AAATTTAAACGTTGAGAAACGGAGGAATATAATGGCTTTTATCAAACGGAGTTGGACAGCAGCAGAGGCTGATGAATGGACAAAAGAGGATCTTTTCGCTTGTATCTTTGCTGTGCTTTCTTATGTTCTATTAACTATCGGGACAGCGCTATCGTTTCTGTTGCTACCGATCGGATTTATTACGCTCGCTGCTGGATTTGTCGCTTGCCTGATCATGTTCTGGATCATCAACCCCAAGTTAAAGGTAATCTCTGCTGACTATGAGCAAAAGCAGAAAGAATATCTCATCCAGTTGGAAAAAAGTGTCAAATGGGAGGAAGATTGATGAACACCAAAATTATCATGTTTACCATCGGGATGCTTATGGCTCTATTGGCATCATTTTTGGGTTTGATCATCGCGTGGGTCTCGTACCGAAAGCATAAAGGTTCAACTTCACCAAGAAAGAAGGAAGCGTAAAATGACGGTCATGCCTCTGATTTTATTAGCTGCCCGGGTCGGTGGAACGATTCACGGCATCGTAATCCCAACTCTCATTTTTATCATATCGTTCGTGGTGACCTGGCTCTTATATAAGCATTTTTCCGCAAAGCATTAATGGCTCGCTATGATCAATGGCAATTTTGAAGGATGCCACAATGCTGACAAAATTATTGGTCATTTATCTGTAGCTTTATTTCTATTTTATTGTCTGATTTGATGAGCATCGATAACAAATGATGTTATTCCTCATCAATGATGATTATCAAACATCAGGGAGGAAAAAGCCATGCGCTGGATTGGGAGAAGGCAGAGCACCAATATTGAAGATCGGCGCGGCCAGACCACCCGTAGGATCGCTGGTGGCGGCTGTGGCACGATTATTTTGGTCCTGATCGTCTGGCTGTTGTTTGGTGGCAATCCATTAGAGCTGCTAAATAATCTGCAGCCAGTTGGAGATCAAAGTTCGGTATCGCAATATCAGGGGACAGCAGAGGAGAACGAGCTGGCTCAATTCGTCGGTGTGGTATTGGGCGACACCGAGGATGTTTGGCATGAACTGTTCCGCCGGCAGGGTCTTGCATATCGAGAGCCCAAGCTTGTCTTGTTCTCAGAAGCAGTTCAATCCGCCTGCGGTTATGCCAGTGCCGCAACTGGACCGTTCTATTGTCCAGGGGACGAGAAAGTCTACATCGATCTTTCGTTTTTCCGAGAGCTGCAACAGCGCTTTGAAGCACCTGGCGATTTTGCCATGGCCTATGTCATTGCCCATGAGATTGGACATCATGTCCAGAATTTGCTCGGCATCAATGACCGAGTCATGGCGATGCGCAACCGCATGAGTCAGCGCCAATTCAATCAGTACCTGGTTCGACTGGAATTGCAAGCAGATTTTCTGGCTGGCGTTTGGGCCCATCATGCTCAAAAATTGCATAATATTTTAGAAGAGGGCGATGTGGAAGAAGCGATGAACGCTGCAAGCGCAGTCGGAGATGATCGGATCATGAAACGAACCCAGGGTTATGTAGTCCCAGATGCGTTTACCCATGGGACATCAGAGCAACGCGTTCGATGGTTCATGAAGGGCTTCAAAACCGGAGATATCAATCAAGGCGATACTTTTAACGCGGATTTTCTGTGATCTCGCCAATCAATTTAACACTCAAAACTTATTTTCGGGTCAATCTTGCAATCCAAATGATGCTATCCATGACATTTCGGAGTTTCTTTCATTCCTAATTGGCTCAGGGCTTTCAATCTGAATCTCAGGTGCCTTTTGCATGAAGATATTGCTGATTTTGAACCCGGTTGCTGGGAAAAACAAAGGCATTGCAGCGCTCCAGCGAGCAGATCTTTTTTTGAAAAAACATGATATCAGTTATGATCTTCTGGTATCGGAATTTGCGGGACACGCCATCCAATTAGCCCAACAAGTAGAACCATCCAAATACGATGGAATTGTCGCTGTCGGAGGGGACGGTACGCTGTTTGAAGTGGTGAATGGCTTGCTGAAACAGCATTCGAATCTCGCCATCCCCATCGGACAGATCCCCGTCGGTACAGGCAATTCATTTATCCGAGATTTGGCGATTCATAGCATCGAAGATGCGGTTGCGAAAATCGCCGCTGGCAGGACTAAAAAGGTCGATGTCGGATGGTTCAGACATCCAGAAGGAGAGCATTATTTCATTAATTTGCTGGGCACAGGATTTGTGGCGAATGTCGCCCATCGAGCCAAGAAGTACAAAGCGCTCGGCGCCGCAAGTTACGTTTTGGGCGTTTTTGAAGAAGTCGCACTATTGAAGTCTCTGCCGACCGAAATAATTATTGACGGCAAGGTATATCATCGAGATGCGATCTTCATTGAGATCTGCAATTCCACCAAAACTGGTGGCAATATGATCATGGCGCCCAATGCGAAGATCGATGATGGTTTTTTGGACATCATTTTGCTCAACAAAATCTCTCGGACCAAACTATTGACGATTTTTCCTCAAATCTTCAAGGGAACCCATGTGAATGAATCCTGCGTGGAAACTTTTCGAGGTCGGCAGATCAAAGTTGCCTCAGAGCCGGCACAGAAGCTGACCCCAGACGGGGAAGTGTTTGGGACGACCCCGATTGAGGTTTCTATTTTTCCAAGTAAGATCAGCATGTTTTGCTGAAGCTATGGATTTCGGAAATTGGGTGGGATTTGGTTGTATCAATTTCTGGGATGAAGCAATTTCAACTCATAAAATACTTGATCTCAGCATTGCTTTGGGCAATTGGCGCGGTGAATTTCTTTTTATTAGCCATTATTGTGATTGCTGTAACCTTGATTTTTAAGCCTCGTCAATACGATCGCTTTGTCAAATGGCTCTGTCGGGCATTTTTGCGATCGATTTTCATCAAGGTCGATGTCATTGGCTTAGAAAAAATTGATCCCCAGAAAACCTACCTATTCATGTCCAATCATGTCAACATTTTCGACGTTTTTTTGCTCTACGGCTACATTCCAAATTTTGCCCGAGGCGTGGAACTGGATGAGCATTTCCATTGGCCCATTTGGGGCAAAGTGATCACTCGGTTCGGCAATATCCCTATTAGTCAAAGCCGGGTGACGAGCGCATTGAAGAGCCTGGAACAAGCCCGAGCCGCTCTGTGCGAAGGTACATCGATCATCATTCTACCAGAAGGACATCGCACCAAAGACGGACGATTACTGCCATTTATGCGCGGTCCGTTTCTCCTCGCCAAAAAGTCTGATGCACCGATTGTTCCCACCGTGATGATCGGCGCTTTTCAAATTAAACGCGTCAATCATTGGCTAATTCAACCAGGGACTGTAAAATTCGTCATCGGGGATGTCATTCATCCAGAGACGTTCCAATCGTTGACCAGCCAGCAGCTTCGTGATTTGGTTCGAAATAAAATGCAGCAACTCATCGATCAATATGAATCATAGTGAATCCATCAAATTGGGTTTGCAAAACATCTCATGATAAAAAATTTCATCCATCACTCGCTCATTTCTTTTGCACTATCCCGCGAGCAATTCATTTTCCCAGCTCTCAGAAAATTATCAGTTGATTTATGATTCTTCAACTTGGAAAATCTGCGAAAAATTGATTTGATCTATAGCTTAAAGATGAGGCCAATAAGTGCATAATGGAGCAAAGCAAAATTATAGACTATATCATTGTCCGCTCCGCCTTCGAGCGCGCGATATCCGAATTTCAGATGGGCGCGATTTGACAATTGATAGCTGAGCGCCGCCATGACATCCTCTGCCCTCCCCTGCGGAGCTGCAAGCGCATCCCCATCCAATAATAGACCAAAACGATCATAAAAATTCCATAGCAGTCTGAAATGGACGATCGGAACGAATCCCACATTCGTTTTCTTGCCCTCAATTCCATTGCCACGGACGCTGATCTCTGCATCGCGAATTTTAGCAGTGAAGCCAACTCCCAATTTCAATCGCTCCTTTCTCAGAAAATCATAACGGTATATCAATCGATAGGAATTAAACCGATATGTTGCGTCCAGAGGAGTATTGGCTGGGAACAGTTTACCTTGAAAAACCAATTCACGGTCCAATTGACCAGTGGAATTCAGAGATAATGGGGCAATTAGTAAGCCCAAATGATGCTTTGGGTTGAAATCGTAAAATATTCTTGCCCGAAAGAAGACCGATGGATCGATGGTGAGTTCCTCAGATAACGAGAATAGTGTCCCGCCATCACCTGGGATACGGACATCGTTGTACCCGCTAAATACAGCACCAGTCTCGAAGTCAATCTGAAATTGCGCCATGAGTGATGTTGCCGTCCAAAATTGAAGAACAAGAATGAATAAAAATTTCGGTGATTTATGCATTTTACTTCCCTCACTGAATTTTAATTTTGACTGGTTCACAATAATTGTCGTCCATTTTTTTTCTGGTACAAAGATTTTGCTGATTATCATGTTTTGGGCTCGATGCTACAATTCTTCAATGGCGTTAAGGTATTCGTTCGCTTGTTTCAAAATTTTGGCCCGTTCCTCAGCAGAAAAACGATCGAGCAGGCGATACATCATGGCTATTCGAGGATTATGGGCGAGTTTATCCCGATGCCGCTCATAGAATGACCAGTAAAGGCTATTGAAAGGACAAGCTCTCTCGCCATATTTCTTATTCGGATCATAAAAGCAACCAACGCAATAATCGCTCATTTTTTGAATGTATTTTGCAGTGGAGATATATGGTTTGGTTGCTACAAGGCCTGCATCTGCAAATTGGCTCATCCCTCGGGTGTTGGTGATCTCGACCCATTGAATTGCATCGATGTAAACTCCCAGGTACCATGCATCGACTTCGTCTGGATGAATTCCTGCCAACAGGGCAAAGTTGCCAGTTATCATTAGACGTTGAATGTGATGAGCATAGGCATATCGCAGCGATTGTCCGATGCAAAAACGGAGACATTGCATTTTCGTGTCACCGTCCCAATAATAATGCGGCAGGTGACGATAATGCCCAAAAAAATTTTGATCTGCATAATCAGGCATATGCGCCCAGTAGACACCGCGCATATACTCACGCCACCCAATGATCTGACGCACAAACGCCTCGATCTGCGGGAGGCCGATTTTAGTTTTATTTTGTTCCCAGACTTCGAGCGCCGATTCCACCACTTCCATCGGATGCAGCATCTTGGTGTTCAGCGCAAATGATAAACGGGAATGAAACATGGACCAGTGCGCTTTGTTCATCGCATCTTGATAGCGGCCGAAATAGGGCAAGCATCGTTCAATGAAAAAGGTCAGAACTTCTATCGCTTGTTTGCGATTAATCGGCCAGATCAGTTCATCGCCGCATTCACCAAAAGTTTTAACATTTGATTTGGCCAATAATGTGTTCAGTTCTCGAATATCATTCCGAAAAACAATCGGCGATGGGACAGGCACTTTTTTATCGTATGGAGCTCGATTCTCAGGATCGAAATTCCAAACCCCTCCAATGGGTTGATTATTCTCTATCAGCAAACCGTACCGTTTCCTCATCATCCGATAAAACGATTCCAACAAATAAGACTTTTTCCCGCGAAAATGATTGGCCACGTCCTCGCGACTTGACAGGAAGTGCTCCGTATCCGATGCCTTTGAGGGAATCGTAAGCGAATCACAGAAATCGTGCAATTGCTGATTCAGGCGATATTCATCGGGCAATTGGTATTCGAAGCGGTTGATATTGTATTGTGAGATCAATCGAGAGAGATTCTGCGGGATCGATTGGGTGTTATCTGGATCATCTAATTTCAAATATAATATTCGATGGCCCCTATCACTCAGTTGCTTGGCAAAATCGCGCATGGCTGCAAAAAATGCTAGGACCTTCTGAATATGATGCATGACATAATCGGTCTCTTGTCGAACTTCCATCATCACATAAAGCACCTGTTGATCAACTGTTTTGAACCAAGAGTGATTGGGATTGAGCTGGTCGCCCAAGATGAGACGCAAAATCATAGCGTTGATTTTCTTTTTCCATGTTTATCAAATCATGAGCGCGTCGTGAAGCTGATGCTTGCTTTTATTAAGTGTTAATCAAATTTCACGAAATTTTATATCTATTCTAATCTTTGTCAGAATGGCCTTTACGATGAGCTAGACGTTGGCAATTCAACCCGATGATAAATTTCCCGCAGTGAAATTTGAAAATCGATTTTGGTGAATTTCAAAATGTCATCAGGATTATCATACTCGGTTAAGACCCATTTGCCTTGCTCGCCGATGTAAAAATGCTCAACATGCACTGTGTATTGATCGATCAATATATATTCTTTAAATGAAGGAATGGCTCGATAGAAAACGAACTTCTCCCCTCGATCATAATTTTTCGTCGATTCAGACAGGACTTCGATAATGACCAATGGATTGGTGATAGTATCATCTCGACCAGGATAGAATTCAATTTTGCCACAGACAATCATGATGTCGGGATAGGTGAATAGGTCCTTTTCGTCAATCCATAGTCGTACATCCGTTGTAAAAGCCCTACATTTTTCATCCAAACGGTTGCTTAGTTTGCTTACCGTATTCACTATAATCTGGTTATGATTGACAGATGTTCCAGCCAGGGCAAAAATTTCACCCCGATAGTACTCACTTTTATATTCCGCTGTTTCTTCCAGGGCTAAATATTCTTCAGGAGAATAATATTTCTTTTCGGCAAGCTGTTCCATGGGTTATACCTCATTGTTGGATTTGAAATTGAGACCGTCAGAATATAAATGAAATTGGGGATAAAGTCAATTAAAATTCTATCGCATCTTTGTAAGAGCAATCATATAAAATGAAATTGAATTAATAATTGAAGAAAAAGATGGAGACCATTCTAGAAATGGCCTCCATCTTGCATAAAGCAGCTATTTCAAAATCGATTGGGTTTTACTCACTTCCATCAAATCATCCTTCTTCATCACAGGCGTCAACCGAAACCGATACGAATATTCCTGCGCGGCCAACGTGTATTCGGGATGCGGGCGGGCGCCCCAGGAATCATCGCCGCCGACCCCCATCTGTTTGTAATCCAGATTGAGAAACACAAAATCCCGCTCTTTCAGGTCGGTTGGGTGCATGGTGCCACGGCTCTGCTGAGTCAGGTCTTCATTGGTGTAATGCAGGGCGGAGAAGCAGATCAGCGGCAATCCCACGGCGAGCAAACCATTGCCTTTGTCATTCAAAAAAGCGACCCAGCGGACATCGGTGCGGTAGCCGTTCTCCTGCGGGCTGATGTACGGCTCGAACAGCTCTCGAACCGTGCTGCGATAGATGCCAACCAATGCGCTGGTCTTGCGATCCCAATAATTTTCATGCGGACCTCGGCCGTACCAGACGACTCGGTCGTAGCCTTTTGGAATGGACATCGTCATGCCGAAGCGGGGTAGCTCGGGCAGTTCCTTTTTCCCTGGTGTGAAATGATTGTCCACGATCACATCACCGCTGCCCAGAACGGTGTAACTGGTTCGATGGTTCGATTCGGCCTCTTTCAAATCAAAGTTGAATGAAACCTTAATTTCAGAATCAGAAATCTGTTCCACCTGAACATCAGTGATAGTGCGATCCCGACCCGCATATCGCCAGACGGCACAGCGCTTCTGCATCCCATTGCCGAAATCATTGTCCGTCGGCGCCCGCCAGAAGTTCGGCTCAGGACCAGACATGATCAGCTCTGCACCTTGAAATTTGAATGAGGAAATTGTCCCTTTCGTTTTATCAAACACAAGCTGGAAATCTTTGCCAGCGACACGGATCGCTTGATCCGACTGGCTGAATGTCAACTTGGGCGGAGAGGTTTTTGTGGTTTCCACGGTTTTCGCTTCGATAGGCAATTGGAATTGCTCATAAGCGATCTCATAGCCAGCGGGAACCAACGGCTGGGCCTCAGTTGTCCTGGCGCTGAAATTGAGAAAATATTCGACGCCTGGCTCGGGCTTGATCTTTGACAGATCGACCGTGACAATGCGGCTCTCTTTGGGCAGAATCCTCGGATTCGACAGCAATCCCTTATCGATCGGCTTGCCATCGGCCAGAATTTCCCAATGGATATCCACATCGCTCAGATCTTTGAAATCGTATTTATTGATAATTTCCACCTTGCCATTCTTCAAATCAATGGGCTTGAACTTGATGTACTGATAAACCTTTTTCACTTCTAACAATTTGGGCGTGATCTGGCGATCGGGCAGCACCAAGCCGTTGCAGCAGAAATTGCGATCGGTCTGCTCCTCTCCGAAATCGCCGCCGTAAGCATAGAATTCCCTGCCGTCCTTCGTTTTTTTCCGAATCCCCTGATCGACCCAGTCCCAGACCGAAGCGCCCTGCAGATGATCGTACTTTTCGATTACATCCCAATAGTCCTGCAAATTGCCCACCGAATTGCCCATGGCGTGGGCGTACTCGCACATAATCAGCGGCCGATCCTGCTTCTGGCTGGCGTATTTGACCAGATGTTCGATGCGGGCGTACATGGGGCAATAGATATCGGTGTGCGGCCTGAGCTGCGCCCGCTCGTAATGCACGGGTCGGGACGGATCCCGATGGTGGATCCAATCGCTGGCCGCTTCGAAATTGATGCCATCGCCCGCCTCGTTGCCCATGGACCAGATGATGACTGACGGATGATTTTTATCCCGCTCCACCATGCGCTGAATGCGATCCAGGTGCGCCTTCTTCCATTCAGGCCTGTTGGCAAAGGTCTTGTCGGGATCATAGCCCATGCCGTGCGATTCGATGTTGGCTTCATCAATCAAATAAATCCCGTACTTGTCGCAGAGCTCGTACCACTGCGGATCGTTGGGATAGTGGCAGGTGCGGACCGTATTGATGTTGTGCTGCTTCATCAATTGGATATCTTTGATCATCGATTCCAGCGTAATGTAATGCCCTGTATCGGGATGGTGCTCGTGGCGATTGACGCCTTTGATGAGGATGGGCACGCCGTTCACCAATAGTTGCCCATTTTTAATTTCCACTTTGCGGAAGCCAAATTTACAGCTTTCGATCTCCAGAATATGGCCATCTTTATCTTTTAGCGTCAAAATCACGGTGTAAAGATTCGGAATTTCCGCCGACCATTTCAGCGGATTTTTGACGAAGGCTTTCATTTTCATGATGCTCTCATCGCCTGGTGGAATGTAAACGCTATTGCCCTTCATCAAAACATCCGCACCCACGGGCTGGCGGTTCGCATCCAACAGCGTCACCTCGATCTCAGGCTTCCAACACGCCTCTTTGCCATAATTCCAGACCTTCGCCGTGACGTGGAGCAGGGCATCCTGATATTTTTCGTCCAGATCACATTTCACTTCAAAATCCCGAATGTGAACGTTCGGCGTAGCGAACAAATAGACGTTGCGGTAAATGCCGCTCAGCCGCCAGAAATCCTGGCATTCCAGATACGAGCCATCGGACCAGCGATAGACCTCGGCCGCCAGCACATTTTTGCCAGGCCGAAGATATTTGGTGATATTGAACTCCGCAGGCGTGCGGCTATCCTTGCTAAATCCGACCTTCTCGCCATTGATCCACAGGTAGAACGCCGACTCCACGCCATCGAAATGGATGAACACCTGGCGATCCTTCCAGTCGGCAGGAATCTCAAATTCGGTGCGATACGAGCCCACGGGATTGAAATGCTTCTGGATGAACGGCGGATTATTTTCGAATGGGTACGGAATGTTCAAATAGATCGGGATGTCGTAGCCCTGCATCTGCCAATTGCTGGGCACGGGAATTTCTTTCCACTGGCTGACATCAAAATCTAATTTATAGAAATCTCGGGGACGATCATCGGGCGTCTTCACCCAATGGAATTTCCAATTACCGTTGAGAGATTTGAAATATTTCGAGGCGAAGCGATTTCCTTCGATGGCTTTGATTGTATTTTCATAAGGCATCAGCGTGCAGTGTGGCGGCTCGGTGTTGATGGCGGTGATCTGGGGATTTTCCCAGTCGTTTGGTTCGGTGGCAGAGGCGTTGACATTTAGAATAATAAGAGAAACGACCATAACTGAAAGAAATATTTTGAAACAGAATTGCAATGAATCCATAGAATGTTCTCCTCGTCTGTTCGAATGGATAAAATGCTTTCAGGAAGAATTTATTGTTAACAAGACCAGTCTTCAATCTTTAATAAGGGGATATTTTTGAAATCATTCACATTGCGAGTCACCAAAGTACCATCGTGACTCAAGACGATGGCAGCGATCTTTAAATCCTGGACACCAATTCGGATTTTTTGTTCTCTTAATTTTTGAAAGTAAGCCTCAGCATGTGCATCCTATATCAGCACATCAAAGCCACAAAGATAGTCTAATGTTCGAGAGAGCCAGAAATAGGCCTTCAAGCGATCTTCTGGCTGCTGTGCTCTTCTGACTTGCGCCAGGCGACCTTTAAATATTTCTTCGACAGTAATGATAGTGATACCAATTTGTTCAGGTGAGATTTTTTGTAGACGGGATTTGAGTGGTTCGTGCCCTCGTTGATGTAAGCTGAGATGATCGGTGTCTAATACATAAAGTCTCATTTGCCTGATTGCCTCATCTCCTTATCAATTTCATTACGATAAGAAGCGATTTCAGATTGGAGGTCATCGAAAGTGGGATCGCTTTTAAACCAGCCAAATTTCTCAAGCCAGGGGTTGGCTGCTCGAGACGGAAAAGGAATTTCAATTTGCACTAACTCAACATTGTTGGTTAGATAGTCAATAAACTTTGATCTGACCTGGGTTAGCGCCTCATCTCGAGAGTTTTCTTCTACCGATATTTCTGGCCAATCTTTTATTCTTGCAAAATACTTGTCTTTCTTTTTGTGAATTATAACGTCGCAAACCATAAATTCATCTCCCAATGCCAAAACAAATCCAAATCAAATATAAAAAAATATAATCTAAAAGTCAATAGTAGTTTTCTGGATGGAGTAATTGATCAAATATAGTTAATAGCGTTCCTAAACCTTTGAGGTTTAGGAACGCTTATCTAACGCTTGATTTGATCCAACTCCTCCAGCTTCACCCTCACACTCACAATAAACGGCGGCTCCCCCTCGATCCAATGGCCATAAGTCGTCAGCACAAACGTCCCATCGGGCAGCACTTCGACCCCAGGATAGGCGCAATCCCCTTGGTAATGATTATCCATCAGCCGCACTCGGCATTGGCCTTCTCGGCCGTTCACAATATCGTCATACGTGCCGACCCAGGCGACCCAATCGCCCTGGGTGGGAGATTCACGAGCCATATCCCGAAACGAAATGAGCAATCGGCCATCGGGCGCATATTTTCCCGTATGGCGATCGCCTGTGAGGGAAGCGGGCAACTCCCGAGGCGGCGTCCATGTTTTGCCTTCGTCATTGGAAAAGATCACAAATGAATTTCGGACACGGCGGTTCTCTCGGAGCAGGGCAGCCAATTGTTTCCCATCAGGAGAGCGGATCACACCAGGCTCGCAGAGATGAACTTCGGTTGTTTTCAAAATCGCCACAGGAAACGACCAATGAAGGCCTCCATCCTTGGAAAACGTCTGATACAGTGTGAAGGTATCGGTCACCACCCCATCTTTCCGAAAAAATCGCCCATCGTCGTGAAACATGGCTAGGTAATGTCGTTTCCCAGTTTTTAATTCGACCAGGCTGCTCATGACCACGATCCCGCCCCAGTCTCCAATTGGCTGCAGCGGCGTCCAACTCACGCCATCGTCTTCGGAAACCGCCATTCGAGCAGGGTACAACCCCGAAAATAGGATTAGCCGCTTCTTCCCCCGTGGATCGATCACCCGATGGATGGTAGGAGTTTCCAATGACGTCGCCCAATTTTCAGGCACGGGCAGCCGCTCGCTCCAGGTCAAGCCGCCATCGGTGCTTTTTTTCATCACGATCGGCCCTCGGCCATGGCCCTTGGGATAAACAGCGATGATGGTTTTTCCATCTTCCAGTAAAACCGTGGTCGGATGGCCGAGATATTGGCCTGACTCTTTATCGACGATTATTTGGCGATGGTTTTGATGGGTAAGATCAATTGTTGGAATGGTAAGTGCTGCTGGCAGGGGAACTGAACTTTTTAAGAATTGATGATCGATAAGCACTGGCCTGTTACTTCTGTCTAATTTTTGACAGGAGATCAAACCAAAAGGAAAGATGAAAATGAGCAGTCTGAGAATAAGTGGGACGATGGAATTGTTTATTTTTGCAGTCAAAAAAATTATAAAGCGTCTACTTACTGCTGCCATGGGTTGACCGTTAAAAAATAGCCACCTTCTGTAACAAAGTTAAGGCAAATTATGATAATTTTACAATCAATCAGTTACATGTGGGCGACCCCACGTAGGCTTTCCTAAACGTCAGAGGTTTAGGAAAGCTTTCCCCCATAATATCATCCTCGATTATTCATTTTCAATTTTATTTTTCGATAAATCCAATCGATGCTCTCCCGATAAAAACGATAAAAATCATCGCTGCTAAAATCAATTAAAAGCTCGGGGAATAAACTGGGATTCTTTTCAATGAAGTTCAATCCCTGTTCGATTTGATAGGCTACCGTTGGTGGGTCATCAAAGATGGCATCCTTTTTCCGTGCATCCTCATAAAGCCCCTCAAGCGACGAGATATTTAATTTTCTATTGATGAAATAGAAATCGATGAAATCTTTGGGCTCAATACGGCTGGCTATTGTACAAAATTTATTTGTGACGATGTTATGTGCTGTATCGACCAATAGAAACAAGTTCGAGTCGAGAAAATACTTTTCCCGCTCCTCGTCAAACGACAATGGATCAATCATAAAATCGACTCTCACATTTTTGAGTAGCGCCGAGAGAAAATT
This candidate division KSB1 bacterium DNA region includes the following protein-coding sequences:
- a CDS encoding DUF4981 domain-containing protein yields the protein MDSLQFCFKIFLSVMVVSLIILNVNASATEPNDWENPQITAINTEPPHCTLMPYENTIKAIEGNRFASKYFKSLNGNWKFHWVKTPDDRPRDFYKLDFDVSQWKEIPVPSNWQMQGYDIPIYLNIPYPFENNPPFIQKHFNPVGSYRTEFEIPADWKDRQVFIHFDGVESAFYLWINGEKVGFSKDSRTPAEFNITKYLRPGKNVLAAEVYRWSDGSYLECQDFWRLSGIYRNVYLFATPNVHIRDFEVKCDLDEKYQDALLHVTAKVWNYGKEACWKPEIEVTLLDANRQPVGADVLMKGNSVYIPPGDESIMKMKAFVKNPLKWSAEIPNLYTVILTLKDKDGHILEIESCKFGFRKVEIKNGQLLVNGVPILIKGVNRHEHHPDTGHYITLESMIKDIQLMKQHNINTVRTCHYPNDPQWYELCDKYGIYLIDEANIESHGMGYDPDKTFANRPEWKKAHLDRIQRMVERDKNHPSVIIWSMGNEAGDGINFEAASDWIHHRDPSRPVHYERAQLRPHTDIYCPMYARIEHLVKYASQKQDRPLIMCEYAHAMGNSVGNLQDYWDVIEKYDHLQGASVWDWVDQGIRKKTKDGREFYAYGGDFGEEQTDRNFCCNGLVLPDRQITPKLLEVKKVYQYIKFKPIDLKNGKVEIINKYDFKDLSDVDIHWEILADGKPIDKGLLSNPRILPKESRIVTVDLSKIKPEPGVEYFLNFSARTTEAQPLVPAGYEIAYEQFQLPIEAKTVETTKTSPPKLTFSQSDQAIRVAGKDFQLVFDKTKGTISSFKFQGAELIMSGPEPNFWRAPTDNDFGNGMQKRCAVWRYAGRDRTITDVQVEQISDSEIKVSFNFDLKEAESNHRTSYTVLGSGDVIVDNHFTPGKKELPELPRFGMTMSIPKGYDRVVWYGRGPHENYWDRKTSALVGIYRSTVRELFEPYISPQENGYRTDVRWVAFLNDKGNGLLAVGLPLICFSALHYTNEDLTQQSRGTMHPTDLKERDFVFLNLDYKQMGVGGDDSWGARPHPEYTLAAQEYSYRFRLTPVMKKDDLMEVSKTQSILK
- a CDS encoding 1-acyl-sn-glycerol-3-phosphate acyltransferase, whose translation is MVVSISGMKQFQLIKYLISALLWAIGAVNFFLLAIIVIAVTLIFKPRQYDRFVKWLCRAFLRSIFIKVDVIGLEKIDPQKTYLFMSNHVNIFDVFLLYGYIPNFARGVELDEHFHWPIWGKVITRFGNIPISQSRVTSALKSLEQARAALCEGTSIIILPEGHRTKDGRLLPFMRGPFLLAKKSDAPIVPTVMIGAFQIKRVNHWLIQPGTVKFVIGDVIHPETFQSLTSQQLRDLVRNKMQQLIDQYES
- a CDS encoding zinc metallopeptidase; this encodes MRWIGRRQSTNIEDRRGQTTRRIAGGGCGTIILVLIVWLLFGGNPLELLNNLQPVGDQSSVSQYQGTAEENELAQFVGVVLGDTEDVWHELFRRQGLAYREPKLVLFSEAVQSACGYASAATGPFYCPGDEKVYIDLSFFRELQQRFEAPGDFAMAYVIAHEIGHHVQNLLGINDRVMAMRNRMSQRQFNQYLVRLELQADFLAGVWAHHAQKLHNILEEGDVEEAMNAASAVGDDRIMKRTQGYVVPDAFTHGTSEQRVRWFMKGFKTGDINQGDTFNADFL
- a CDS encoding cryptochrome/photolyase family protein, with amino-acid sequence MILRLILGDQLNPNHSWFKTVDQQVLYVMMEVRQETDYVMHHIQKVLAFFAAMRDFAKQLSDRGHRILYLKLDDPDNTQSIPQNLSRLISQYNINRFEYQLPDEYRLNQQLHDFCDSLTIPSKASDTEHFLSSREDVANHFRGKKSYLLESFYRMMRKRYGLLIENNQPIGGVWNFDPENRAPYDKKVPVPSPIVFRNDIRELNTLLAKSNVKTFGECGDELIWPINRKQAIEVLTFFIERCLPYFGRYQDAMNKAHWSMFHSRLSFALNTKMLHPMEVVESALEVWEQNKTKIGLPQIEAFVRQIIGWREYMRGVYWAHMPDYADQNFFGHYRHLPHYYWDGDTKMQCLRFCIGQSLRYAYAHHIQRLMITGNFALLAGIHPDEVDAWYLGVYIDAIQWVEITNTRGMSQFADAGLVATKPYISTAKYIQKMSDYCVGCFYDPNKKYGERACPFNSLYWSFYERHRDKLAHNPRIAMMYRLLDRFSAEERAKILKQANEYLNAIEEL
- a CDS encoding Uma2 family endonuclease; amino-acid sequence: MEQLAEKKYYSPEEYLALEETAEYKSEYYRGEIFALAGTSVNHNQIIVNTVSKLSNRLDEKCRAFTTDVRLWIDEKDLFTYPDIMIVCGKIEFYPGRDDTITNPLVIIEVLSESTKNYDRGEKFVFYRAIPSFKEYILIDQYTVHVEHFYIGEQGKWVLTEYDNPDDILKFTKIDFQISLREIYHRVELPTSSSS
- a CDS encoding diacylglycerol kinase family lipid kinase; translated protein: MKILLILNPVAGKNKGIAALQRADLFLKKHDISYDLLVSEFAGHAIQLAQQVEPSKYDGIVAVGGDGTLFEVVNGLLKQHSNLAIPIGQIPVGTGNSFIRDLAIHSIEDAVAKIAAGRTKKVDVGWFRHPEGEHYFINLLGTGFVANVAHRAKKYKALGAASYVLGVFEEVALLKSLPTEIIIDGKVYHRDAIFIEICNSTKTGGNMIMAPNAKIDDGFLDIILLNKISRTKLLTIFPQIFKGTHVNESCVETFRGRQIKVASEPAQKLTPDGEVFGTTPIEVSIFPSKISMFC